The sequence below is a genomic window from Nitrososphaerota archaeon.
CGCACCAATTACACCAACGCTCACTATTACGAGCAGTAGAGCTTTCATGAAGTTTAGAACCATTTTCGAGTATATGACAGTTTTTCCAAATTACTTCTGCGTTATCACATTATAATCGGATTCTTCGATCTTGATTATGCTTCCTTGGAAGTACCTCCCCCAGTTCCTTTCATCTTTTACGAACGAGAGCGATCTCAGCAGAGGGATTGCATTTCTGGGCTCTTTGAGGAGCTCAACCTCTTTTAAATTGACGATGTAGTTGAACCTGTCTTCGGGGTCTTCAATTACAAAGCGCTTTATCTCTGGCAATAATCGTCTAGGATTCGTTGATATAACACCAGAACCTGCAAAGACTCTTGCAGCCTTCCCTCCAGCATAGAATATTATTTTATCATCCTTCTTTACCCTTCTAAAATGTGGGCTCCTTGAATT
It includes:
- a CDS encoding EVE domain-containing protein; this translates as MVNYWLFSVVDAKVGTSKIEALDLLGLRVKRLYWLLNSRSPHFRRVKKDDKIIFYAGGKAARVFAGSGVISTNPRRLLPEIKRFVIEDPEDRFNYIVNLKEVELLKEPRNAIPLLRSLSFVKDERNWGRYFQGSIIKIEESDYNVITQK